A single window of Chloracidobacterium thermophilum B DNA harbors:
- a CDS encoding DUF1501 domain-containing protein yields MPLTRRQFVVGSSLTAAYAASGVARIGGLVYGQTSGVNDILVVLYLRGGIDGLNFAAPVNEPNYVASRSNLRLRESGTDAGLPLANPIGNGIDFRLHPSARPLLDVYQAGALAIVHAVGLTVANRSHFDAQSLMEGGVPSSRQPTGWLTRHITTSGGQSGAIPTVAASNSLPGSLIGSGSAIAMPNLTNFALPGDPTIFPAMTRMYSGTTPLHMAGFNAISAIQNVNNAIGRPPTGGALPAYSPENGASYAQPETQTGSLGSALITIARLIKLDIGLRIATLDVGGWDTHNNQGLTTGTYATNVDSLARNLLAFYNDMVRYRQRVTLVAMSEFGRTLRENQSGGTDHGRASIMLVLGGAVNGGRMYGTWPGLASQALDGGDLAVTTDYRQVLAEIVVRRLRNPQLSAVFPGLGNYRPLGIVQGSDLPTT; encoded by the coding sequence ATGCCCCTTACAAGACGCCAATTCGTTGTCGGTTCGAGTCTGACAGCGGCCTATGCCGCCAGCGGTGTGGCCCGCATCGGGGGACTGGTTTACGGCCAGACCAGTGGCGTCAATGACATTCTTGTGGTGCTCTACCTGCGCGGTGGAATTGACGGCCTGAATTTCGCGGCACCAGTCAATGAGCCGAACTATGTGGCTTCGCGGTCCAATCTCCGCCTGCGCGAAAGCGGCACGGACGCCGGACTGCCACTCGCGAATCCCATCGGGAACGGGATTGACTTCCGGCTGCACCCAAGCGCCCGGCCGTTGCTTGATGTGTATCAGGCGGGCGCGCTGGCGATTGTTCATGCGGTAGGGTTGACGGTAGCCAACCGGAGCCACTTTGACGCCCAGAGCCTGATGGAAGGCGGTGTACCTTCCTCGCGCCAGCCGACCGGGTGGCTTACGCGCCATATCACCACTTCCGGCGGCCAGAGCGGGGCGATCCCCACGGTGGCGGCATCCAACAGTCTGCCCGGTTCGTTGATTGGCAGTGGCAGCGCCATTGCGATGCCCAACCTGACCAACTTTGCCCTGCCGGGCGATCCGACCATCTTTCCGGCGATGACGCGGATGTACAGCGGCACGACGCCGCTCCACATGGCTGGCTTCAATGCCATCAGTGCCATCCAGAACGTCAACAATGCCATTGGGCGGCCGCCAACGGGAGGGGCACTCCCGGCCTACAGCCCGGAAAATGGGGCAAGCTACGCCCAGCCGGAAACGCAGACCGGCTCGCTGGGCAGTGCGCTGATCACCATTGCGCGGCTCATCAAGCTCGACATCGGCCTGCGGATTGCAACGCTCGATGTCGGCGGCTGGGACACCCACAACAACCAGGGACTGACCACCGGCACGTATGCGACGAATGTGGACTCGCTGGCGCGCAACCTGCTGGCGTTTTACAACGACATGGTGCGCTATCGGCAGCGGGTCACGCTGGTGGCGATGAGCGAGTTCGGCCGGACGCTGCGGGAAAACCAGAGCGGGGGCACTGACCACGGACGGGCATCAATTATGCTGGTTCTGGGCGGCGCAGTGAATGGCGGAAGAATGTATGGGACGTGGCCAGGTCTGGCCAGCCAGGCATTGGACGGCGGAGACCTGGCGGTGACGACGGACTACCGGCAGGTGCTGGCAGAGATTGTCGTCCGGCGCCTGCGGAATCCGCAGTTGAGTGCGGTATTTCCAGGCCTTGGGAACTATCGTCCGCTGGGTATCGTCCAGGGCAGCGATCTGCCCACCACATAA
- the nuoK gene encoding NADH-quinone oxidoreductase subunit NuoK: protein MVPLSWYLILSAALFAIGAAGVFVKNNIISTLLCLELMLNAANLAFVAFSVFQGTVEGQLFVILVMAVAAAEAGVGLAIVIALFRNRETLDVDESSLLKL from the coding sequence ATGGTGCCTTTGTCCTGGTATCTCATCCTCAGCGCCGCCCTCTTTGCCATCGGGGCGGCCGGTGTCTTCGTCAAAAACAACATTATTTCGACCCTGCTGTGCCTGGAACTCATGCTCAACGCGGCCAATCTGGCTTTTGTGGCGTTTTCGGTGTTCCAGGGGACGGTGGAAGGACAGCTTTTCGTCATCCTCGTCATGGCGGTGGCCGCCGCCGAAGCCGGTGTGGGACTGGCGATCGTCATTGCGCTGTTCCGCAACCGCGAAACCCTCGATGTGGATGAATCCAGCCTCCTGAAACTTTGA
- a CDS encoding DUF1800 domain-containing protein, giving the protein MISATASYAWCHWFEGFTGLSNQTTSDDPPLYQDTTKAAGVPDRPPLEVIAANRMGFGPRPGDLDRIRTIGFRAYVEEQLHPNDADDALFLAKRQSARLRISYSAGDGYPALDELRPLTALNKPLSELWRLGDFSIPMGFPERTRPLEEVRAETVLRAVYSKWQLREVLVDFWHDHFNVDARTNGRIYATWPIYNRLFRQHAFGNFRVLLEEVTKSIAMMYYLNLVSSRNTAPNKNFARELLELHTLGARNYFPNAADAPVFPSGQMSTGYTENDVNQIAAALTGWTIAAGQRVGSTTLPNTGQFIFVPQWNDPAARTVLNVPIPAATSSNPMIQGQRILDLLAANPSTAIFVCSKLCRRLIADNPPPSVIKQAVVTWRENLSAPDQLGRVVRTILLSPEFAETWGQKTKRPFDYMMSFLRAIDANLVDNGGSYTPYNLVTEAGQQLFAWPPPNGFPDVSAYWLNTNTFRASWRNVLVTLTNGYSSIQHNLRASLPSGVTTTRQIVDFFIARIMGRPVRPEVYNELIEYLRGSAPPDAPPSGTTAEVTNRINLTVARLCVSPDFWWR; this is encoded by the coding sequence ATGATCTCGGCTACTGCTTCCTACGCCTGGTGTCATTGGTTCGAGGGGTTTACCGGCCTCAGTAACCAGACCACCAGCGATGATCCGCCTCTGTATCAGGACACAACCAAGGCGGCAGGCGTTCCTGACCGTCCACCACTTGAAGTCATTGCAGCCAACCGCATGGGGTTTGGGCCGCGTCCCGGCGATCTCGACCGCATTCGGACCATCGGATTCAGGGCATACGTTGAAGAGCAGCTTCATCCAAATGACGCCGACGATGCCCTCTTTCTGGCCAAGCGCCAGAGCGCCCGCCTGCGCATCAGCTACTCAGCCGGTGATGGTTATCCGGCACTCGATGAACTGCGCCCTCTCACCGCGCTCAACAAGCCGCTGAGTGAGTTATGGCGGCTGGGTGATTTCAGTATTCCCATGGGCTTTCCCGAACGGACGCGCCCGCTGGAAGAAGTCCGCGCGGAAACGGTGCTGCGGGCCGTGTACAGCAAGTGGCAACTCCGGGAAGTCCTGGTGGACTTCTGGCACGACCACTTCAACGTGGATGCGCGCACCAACGGCCGCATTTATGCCACCTGGCCCATCTACAACCGCCTGTTCCGGCAGCATGCCTTTGGCAACTTCCGGGTTCTGCTCGAAGAAGTCACCAAGAGCATTGCCATGATGTACTACCTGAACCTGGTCAGCAGCCGGAACACCGCCCCCAACAAGAACTTTGCCCGTGAGTTGCTTGAACTTCACACGCTGGGCGCACGCAACTACTTCCCCAACGCGGCCGATGCGCCGGTGTTCCCCAGCGGACAGATGTCCACCGGTTACACGGAAAACGATGTCAACCAGATTGCAGCCGCGCTGACCGGATGGACTATTGCTGCCGGGCAGCGGGTGGGGAGTACCACTTTGCCCAACACCGGGCAGTTTATTTTCGTCCCCCAGTGGAACGACCCAGCAGCGCGTACGGTCCTCAACGTACCCATTCCGGCCGCCACATCGTCCAACCCGATGATCCAGGGGCAGCGCATCCTGGACCTGCTGGCGGCCAACCCAAGCACGGCGATCTTTGTGTGCAGCAAGCTCTGCCGCCGACTCATCGCCGATAACCCGCCTCCCAGCGTCATCAAACAGGCGGTTGTCACCTGGCGGGAGAACCTGTCCGCCCCCGACCAGCTTGGGCGGGTCGTGCGCACCATTCTGCTGTCGCCGGAATTCGCGGAAACGTGGGGGCAGAAAACCAAGCGGCCGTTTGACTACATGATGTCGTTCCTGCGCGCGATAGATGCCAATCTGGTTGACAACGGGGGGAGTTATACCCCCTACAACCTTGTGACCGAAGCCGGTCAGCAGCTTTTTGCCTGGCCGCCACCAAACGGGTTCCCCGATGTCAGTGCCTACTGGCTCAACACCAATACCTTCCGCGCAAGCTGGCGGAATGTGCTTGTCACCCTGACCAACGGCTACTCATCTATCCAGCACAACCTGCGCGCCAGCCTGCCCTCCGGTGTGACGACCACCCGCCAGATCGTGGATTTCTTCATTGCGCGCATCATGGGACGGCCCGTGCGGCCGGAAGTGTACAACGAGCTTATCGAGTACCTGCGCGGCAGCGCACCCCCGGATGCGCCGCCATCGGGCACGACGGCAGAAGTGACCAACCGCATCAACCTGACCGTGGCACGCCTGTGCGTGTCGCCGGATTTCTGGTGGCGATAA
- a CDS encoding 4Fe-4S binding protein, with translation MASVTTSVTSAPTPPRRNLLPYRLATQMVFVLIHVLLIRAAIPNLAWAIYGILFWAALVYLTMRTGRWVCAWICWLGGAQDLFARFARARVSFNPRWTQIGVLVVAALWVPLAWLFWRDAMTAHTSSMGFDAENWWSHALHLGLLAFVVGSVFVLGKRGACRYFCPFGMVVDGCRKMHQASSQPGLVTLKRRRVSPTTPAAEAAANATTNRGKTA, from the coding sequence ATGGCCTCTGTGACGACATCCGTTACGTCCGCGCCCACGCCACCCCGGCGCAACCTGCTGCCGTACCGGTTGGCAACGCAGATGGTGTTCGTGCTCATTCACGTCCTGCTCATCCGCGCGGCCATCCCGAACCTGGCCTGGGCCATCTATGGCATTCTTTTCTGGGCGGCGCTGGTCTATCTGACGATGCGCACAGGCCGGTGGGTGTGTGCCTGGATTTGCTGGCTGGGCGGCGCGCAGGACCTCTTTGCTCGCTTCGCCAGGGCGCGGGTGTCGTTCAACCCACGGTGGACGCAAATCGGCGTGCTGGTGGTGGCTGCCCTGTGGGTGCCGCTGGCCTGGCTGTTCTGGCGCGATGCCATGACCGCCCACACCAGCTCCATGGGCTTTGATGCCGAAAACTGGTGGTCGCACGCCCTGCACCTGGGGCTGCTGGCTTTCGTCGTCGGCAGTGTGTTCGTTCTCGGAAAACGTGGCGCTTGCCGGTACTTCTGTCCGTTTGGCATGGTGGTGGACGGATGCCGTAAGATGCACCAAGCGTCGTCGCAGCCGGGCCTCGTCACACTCAAACGCCGCCGGGTGAGTCCCACGACGCCTGCTGCTGAGGCCGCTGCCAATGCCACCACCAACCGGGGGAAAACTGCATGA
- a CDS encoding HlyD family secretion protein — protein MAQPARQLKAIPATLPSSKPQALQLVESPRPARPLALILVLFLILLVLALIYVPWQQSITGVGQIIVFSPNDRPQNVQAQIPGRLKGWKVKEGDFVEAGTVIAEIAEIDSKFLDPNQLERLERQREFLIAQREAAQSRAAALLQQIKALEQSRNLAIPAAEERARQAADRLRSAEQALEAAKQKLLADELNFERIRDLNKGKKDADGNWIIQPGLRSDRDFELARQTVETSRADVIRLQALLDAAIRDTKVGELDARRVENDTLATLSSAQSSYASAQETIASLSNSIQKLDIEIQNFRERIQQRQVIAPRAGQVTQLRAVGETETLKSGDVLCVLIPQMKEEEQAVELLISDFDAPLVRLGDPVRLQFEGFPAVQFVGWPSVAIGTFGGRVVSIDSVDDGLSRFRLLIRPDYDAINLGKDDPWPDPTILRPGTQVTGWVMLRVVSLGFELWRQFNGFPPMFDRNPIERKKKPKDDKDKVKAKGKSGKDDDGDKDDK, from the coding sequence ATGGCACAACCTGCGCGTCAACTGAAAGCGATCCCGGCCACGTTGCCGTCGTCCAAACCACAGGCTTTGCAGTTGGTTGAGTCGCCGCGGCCGGCGCGCCCGCTGGCGCTTATCCTGGTGCTGTTTCTGATCCTGCTTGTCCTTGCGCTGATTTATGTTCCCTGGCAGCAATCCATCACTGGTGTTGGGCAGATAATCGTGTTTTCACCAAATGACCGCCCCCAGAACGTTCAGGCGCAGATACCCGGCCGCCTCAAGGGATGGAAAGTCAAGGAAGGTGATTTTGTTGAAGCCGGGACCGTCATTGCCGAAATTGCCGAGATTGATTCGAAGTTTCTTGACCCGAATCAGCTTGAACGCCTGGAGCGCCAGCGTGAGTTTCTGATTGCCCAGCGGGAAGCGGCCCAGTCCCGTGCCGCCGCTCTGCTTCAGCAGATCAAGGCGCTCGAACAGTCGCGCAACCTTGCTATCCCGGCGGCTGAGGAGCGGGCACGGCAGGCCGCCGACCGCCTCCGCTCGGCTGAGCAGGCACTGGAAGCGGCCAAGCAGAAACTTCTGGCCGATGAACTCAACTTCGAGCGGATTCGTGACCTCAACAAAGGAAAAAAAGACGCTGATGGCAACTGGATCATCCAACCGGGTCTCCGTTCAGACCGCGACTTCGAGTTGGCCCGGCAGACCGTGGAGACATCACGCGCTGATGTCATCCGCCTGCAAGCCCTGCTCGACGCCGCCATTCGTGACACGAAGGTGGGGGAACTTGATGCCCGCCGGGTTGAAAATGACACGCTGGCTACCCTGAGCAGCGCCCAAAGCTCGTACGCCTCGGCGCAGGAAACCATTGCCTCCCTCAGTAACAGCATTCAAAAGCTCGACATCGAAATTCAGAACTTCCGCGAGCGCATCCAGCAGCGGCAGGTCATCGCGCCACGCGCAGGGCAGGTGACCCAACTGCGGGCCGTCGGTGAAACCGAAACCCTCAAGTCGGGCGATGTCCTCTGCGTCCTGATTCCCCAGATGAAAGAGGAGGAGCAGGCCGTGGAACTGCTGATCAGTGACTTCGACGCCCCACTGGTGCGGCTTGGCGATCCGGTACGCCTGCAGTTTGAGGGCTTTCCGGCTGTACAGTTTGTCGGCTGGCCTTCGGTGGCCATTGGCACGTTTGGCGGGCGCGTCGTCTCCATAGATTCCGTGGATGACGGACTCAGTCGCTTTCGTCTCCTCATCCGACCCGACTACGACGCCATCAATCTCGGCAAGGATGATCCCTGGCCCGACCCGACCATTCTTCGTCCGGGAACCCAGGTGACGGGCTGGGTGATGCTCCGGGTGGTGTCGCTTGGGTTTGAGCTGTGGCGGCAGTTCAACGGCTTCCCGCCGATGTTTGACCGCAATCCCATCGAAAGAAAGAAAAAGCCCAAGGACGACAAGGACAAGGTCAAAGCCAAGGGCAAGTCCGGCAAAGACGACGACGGGGACAAAGATGACAAGTAA
- a CDS encoding peptidase domain-containing ABC transporter has protein sequence MGDDAIVHKGTKTLSAPDGEHAHLTPSQRFWRLVSLDSRDILAILAYTAVAGLFSLAVPITAQVLVNNIAQGQSLQQLVVLTSLVLFFLSLSGILRLFQLVLIERLQQRIFVRVAINLGERLPRVQLGSLTGEYAPELVNRFFDVINIQKAFAKLALDGLDAVLKVFVGLLLLAFYSRYLLGFDVAVVLAGLFIIFVLGINGLRTSILESKKKYKVAAWLEELARCHISFKMSGTLDFLGERTDALSVAYLKARRAHFAVLFRQAVGNYFFYAIASAGILAVGGWLVINRELTIGQLVASEIVVVSVLAGMDKVISQLEHVYDLLTALDKVGQVEDLPIERTKGIEVPSRDEGATVVCRNVRFSYRPGVEILSGVDLTIKPGEWVSVVGLSGAGKSTLMALICGLLEPSHGTVEVNGIDVRDANLDALRLIVGMVGDREEIFEGTIEENIRVGADWLTQEDLRWALEMVHLTNELAELPRGLQTLLVSGGYNLSRGQIQRLLLARTIVRRPKLLILDEAFMGIDERTKLKILDAIYDRTHRWTIIDISHDSEVVVRSSVIHVLDKGVIVETGSPEELSWRRGGAFASLFPEVSRQLVGKRLTTGKV, from the coding sequence ATGGGTGATGACGCCATTGTTCACAAAGGGACGAAAACCTTGTCAGCCCCAGACGGCGAACACGCGCACCTGACACCCTCCCAGCGGTTCTGGCGTCTCGTCTCCCTCGACTCACGCGACATCCTGGCGATTCTGGCCTACACGGCCGTCGCCGGATTGTTTTCCCTGGCCGTGCCTATCACGGCGCAGGTGCTCGTCAACAACATTGCTCAGGGGCAGTCCCTGCAGCAACTCGTGGTCCTCACCTCGCTGGTGCTGTTTTTTCTGAGCTTGAGCGGTATTTTGCGGCTGTTCCAGTTGGTGCTCATTGAGCGTTTGCAGCAGCGCATCTTTGTTCGGGTGGCTATCAACCTGGGAGAGCGCCTGCCACGGGTGCAACTTGGCTCGCTGACCGGTGAGTATGCCCCGGAGCTGGTCAACCGCTTCTTTGATGTCATCAACATTCAGAAGGCCTTCGCCAAGCTGGCGCTCGATGGGCTCGACGCCGTCCTCAAGGTGTTCGTCGGGTTGCTTCTGCTGGCCTTCTACAGTCGTTACCTGCTTGGTTTTGACGTAGCCGTGGTGCTGGCCGGGCTGTTCATCATTTTCGTACTGGGCATCAATGGCCTGCGCACCAGCATTCTCGAATCCAAGAAGAAATACAAAGTCGCGGCCTGGCTCGAAGAACTGGCGCGCTGCCACATCAGTTTCAAGATGAGCGGCACGCTGGATTTTCTGGGGGAACGGACGGATGCCCTTTCTGTCGCCTATCTCAAAGCCCGCCGCGCGCACTTCGCTGTTCTCTTTCGACAGGCCGTTGGCAACTACTTTTTCTATGCCATTGCCAGCGCCGGCATTCTGGCCGTTGGAGGCTGGCTCGTTATCAACCGTGAGTTGACTATCGGCCAACTGGTGGCTTCCGAAATCGTGGTCGTATCGGTGCTGGCCGGAATGGATAAGGTCATCAGCCAGCTCGAACACGTCTATGACCTGCTGACAGCCCTCGACAAAGTGGGACAAGTCGAGGACCTGCCCATTGAGCGGACAAAAGGCATTGAGGTTCCATCCCGCGATGAGGGGGCGACGGTGGTGTGTCGTAATGTCCGCTTCAGTTACCGTCCAGGTGTGGAAATCCTGTCGGGAGTGGATTTGACCATCAAGCCCGGTGAGTGGGTCAGTGTCGTCGGCTTGAGCGGGGCCGGGAAATCCACACTCATGGCGCTGATCTGCGGATTGCTCGAACCATCGCACGGGACGGTCGAAGTCAACGGGATTGATGTCCGGGACGCCAATCTCGACGCACTCCGGCTGATCGTTGGTATGGTGGGCGACCGGGAGGAAATCTTTGAGGGCACCATCGAAGAGAACATCCGGGTTGGTGCCGACTGGTTGACCCAGGAAGACTTGCGCTGGGCCCTGGAGATGGTGCATCTGACGAATGAACTGGCTGAACTCCCGCGGGGACTGCAAACGCTGCTGGTCAGCGGGGGCTATAACCTGTCGCGTGGGCAAATCCAGCGCCTGCTTCTGGCGCGGACCATCGTGCGGCGGCCCAAGCTGCTCATCCTCGATGAGGCCTTCATGGGCATTGACGAACGTACCAAGCTGAAAATTCTGGATGCCATCTATGACCGCACCCATCGCTGGACGATCATTGACATCTCCCACGATTCGGAAGTCGTTGTCCGGTCTTCCGTCATTCACGTTCTGGACAAGGGCGTAATTGTCGAAACCGGCTCGCCGGAGGAACTCTCCTGGCGACGTGGTGGAGCCTTTGCCTCGCTGTTCCCGGAGGTTTCCCGGCAGCTTGTCGGCAAGCGGCTCACGACGGGCAAGGTGTAA
- a CDS encoding NADH-quinone oxidoreductase subunit J family protein, translating to MTFQQLLFVGFAALVLSGAVSVVLLRNPLYGAFALITSFVGLSALYVLMGAQFIGAAQIVVYAGAIMMLFVFVIMLLNVRADEERPPRHRFLVWLALPLGLAFTVQVWFAVWGMTGERAPSGEAGTVERVGKNLMTRYLLPFELTSVLILLAVVGALHLAKREKE from the coding sequence ATGACCTTTCAGCAGCTTTTGTTCGTCGGTTTTGCGGCCCTGGTGCTCAGTGGCGCCGTGTCGGTGGTGCTGTTGCGCAACCCGCTCTACGGCGCTTTTGCGCTCATTACTTCCTTTGTCGGACTGTCGGCGCTCTACGTTCTGATGGGCGCGCAGTTTATCGGCGCGGCACAGATTGTCGTCTATGCCGGGGCCATTATGATGCTGTTCGTGTTCGTCATCATGCTGCTCAATGTACGCGCCGATGAAGAACGTCCGCCACGGCACCGCTTTCTCGTCTGGCTGGCGCTGCCACTGGGACTCGCATTCACGGTGCAGGTCTGGTTTGCCGTCTGGGGCATGACGGGTGAGCGCGCGCCTTCCGGCGAAGCCGGTACGGTCGAGCGGGTCGGCAAAAACCTCATGACCCGTTATCTGCTGCCGTTCGAGCTGACCTCGGTGCTGATTCTGCTGGCTGTGGTTGGTGCTTTGCACCTGGCAAAACGTGAGAAGGAGTAA
- a CDS encoding CBS domain-containing protein, which produces MRAKDLMTSDFDFISGDATVRQALELMNQTRVHCLIVLPRDEYDAHGIITDRDIVYKVIATGGNLDKAHVHQVMTKPMFFVEPLHDIRAIARLLRAHKLTRAPVVEVGKIIGIVSITDIIRHFR; this is translated from the coding sequence ATGAGAGCCAAAGACTTGATGACCAGTGACTTTGATTTCATTTCCGGCGACGCGACCGTGCGGCAGGCCCTGGAGTTGATGAACCAGACGCGCGTCCATTGCCTCATCGTCCTGCCACGCGATGAGTACGATGCCCACGGCATCATTACTGACCGCGACATCGTTTATAAGGTCATTGCCACGGGTGGCAACCTCGACAAGGCGCACGTCCACCAGGTGATGACGAAACCCATGTTCTTTGTCGAGCCGTTGCACGACATTCGCGCCATCGCCCGGCTGCTCCGGGCCCATAAACTCACCCGTGCGCCGGTTGTCGAAGTCGGAAAAATCATCGGCATTGTCTCCATTACCGACATCATCCGCCATTTCCGGTAG
- a CDS encoding TolC family protein has product MTSKLWFGAVAWLGIWLGGGCASAAWAQAPLPGIVVSPTEDERRLAAAVAHAGPDPQSGRRTGAPTPGPGGAPPLLLERVFQIIENQHPKLRGSVIERRVATAKRIEKQGAFDPILSISTDYLRYNSASKRGKVSEAFGIGTEVNFLTRSGIKFFASSNLNLGATKSPLSATGDFGTYEFGLKVPLFRDFRINEKSVGERQAFLGESQADIAVVQTRLELFRKAADDYWDWVAAKRRLDVARNLLKLAEIRNDAIRQRTVVGDLPPIDAVEAEQEVQRRQAALAKAERDFQKAQFKLSLSLWLDDVTTQPPPDEGSVLDVSLQLEPTEITAAEINDAIALALQRRPELQAIAVLKDTVRLDLELARNQRRPILDLALVPGRDAGPGGIGTTLKAGVIFELPLRQRTADGRIAQAQLKLQKLDLEERTLRQQIMTEIYDTASAINTAWQRYLATKRELEAAIVLERGENQRFMLGDSSLFLVNQRERATAEARNKLIDVQAEYEQARAALRLATMQF; this is encoded by the coding sequence ATGACAAGTAAGCTGTGGTTTGGCGCTGTGGCCTGGCTGGGGATATGGCTGGGCGGCGGCTGTGCGTCAGCGGCCTGGGCGCAGGCCCCCCTGCCGGGTATCGTTGTGTCCCCAACCGAGGATGAACGCCGCTTGGCTGCTGCCGTCGCCCATGCCGGACCTGATCCGCAATCGGGACGCCGCACCGGTGCACCAACTCCCGGCCCGGGCGGTGCGCCGCCGCTGCTTCTGGAGCGTGTTTTTCAAATCATTGAGAACCAGCACCCAAAACTGCGTGGCTCCGTCATCGAACGCCGTGTCGCCACGGCGAAGCGCATTGAGAAACAGGGGGCTTTTGATCCCATCCTGTCCATTTCGACTGACTACCTGCGTTACAACAGCGCCTCCAAACGGGGAAAAGTATCGGAGGCCTTTGGCATTGGGACGGAAGTCAACTTCCTGACCCGCTCCGGGATCAAATTCTTTGCGTCCTCGAATCTCAATCTGGGCGCGACCAAGTCTCCGCTTTCTGCCACCGGGGATTTCGGCACCTACGAGTTTGGTCTCAAAGTGCCGCTTTTCCGGGATTTCCGCATCAATGAAAAATCCGTCGGGGAGCGGCAGGCTTTTCTGGGCGAATCCCAGGCGGATATTGCCGTCGTGCAAACCCGCCTGGAGCTGTTCCGCAAGGCGGCCGATGACTACTGGGACTGGGTCGCCGCCAAGCGCCGGTTGGATGTGGCGCGCAACCTGCTCAAACTGGCTGAAATCCGCAACGACGCCATCCGGCAGCGTACAGTTGTCGGCGACCTCCCGCCTATTGACGCCGTCGAAGCCGAGCAGGAAGTGCAGCGTCGCCAGGCGGCACTGGCCAAAGCCGAGCGTGACTTCCAGAAGGCGCAGTTCAAGCTTTCTCTTTCCCTGTGGCTGGATGATGTCACGACCCAGCCGCCGCCAGACGAAGGCAGTGTACTCGATGTCAGCCTGCAACTTGAGCCAACGGAAATCACGGCGGCTGAAATCAACGATGCCATTGCGCTGGCGCTTCAGCGCCGCCCGGAGTTGCAGGCCATTGCTGTCCTGAAGGACACGGTGCGGTTGGACCTTGAGCTGGCCCGCAACCAACGGCGTCCCATTCTCGACCTGGCGCTTGTGCCGGGACGCGATGCCGGGCCCGGGGGCATTGGAACGACGCTCAAAGCCGGCGTGATTTTTGAACTCCCTCTGCGGCAGCGGACGGCCGATGGGCGGATTGCCCAGGCGCAGTTGAAGCTCCAGAAGCTCGATCTCGAAGAACGGACGCTGCGCCAGCAGATTATGACCGAAATCTACGACACCGCCTCGGCCATCAATACCGCCTGGCAGCGGTATCTCGCCACGAAACGCGAACTTGAAGCTGCGATTGTTCTGGAGCGGGGCGAAAACCAACGTTTCATGCTCGGTGACAGCTCGCTGTTTCTGGTCAACCAGCGTGAACGCGCCACAGCGGAAGCCCGCAACAAGTTGATTGACGTGCAGGCGGAGTACGAACAGGCGCGGGCCGCACTCCGCCTCGCCACGATGCAGTTCTAA